Proteins encoded in a region of the Campylobacter geochelonis genome:
- a CDS encoding methyltransferase family protein, with protein MKEKIKKAIGMTFGIILPFILFPAYIYFYCKDYHAFILENDFLSGLIGFVLIIFGLIFIILADIAMQIYVNQNPLNSLNLLANKTKILVTNGIYRYFHHPLSIGYFLFYFGFSFALNSKIASLISFGTFIFMIYYAKKYEEKELLSDFGDEYLTYKKEKFWIRYF; from the coding sequence TTGAAAGAAAAGATAAAAAAAGCTATCGGAATGACATTTGGGATAATTTTACCGTTTATTTTGTTTCCAGCTTATATCTATTTTTATTGCAAAGATTATCACGCTTTTATTTTAGAAAACGACTTTTTAAGCGGACTTATAGGTTTTGTTTTGATAATATTTGGTTTAATTTTCATAATTTTAGCTGATATTGCTATGCAAATTTATGTAAACCAAAACCCTCTAAATAGCCTAAATTTATTAGCAAATAAGACTAAAATCTTGGTTACAAATGGGATTTATAGATATTTTCATCATCCTTTATCGATAGGATATTTTTTATTTTATTTTGGGTTTTCATTTGCGTTAAACTCAAAAATTGCAAGTTTGATTAGCTTTGGAACTTTTATTTTCATGATTTATTATGCAAAAAAGTATGAAGAAAAAGAGCTTTTAAGCGATTTTGGTGATGAATATTTAACTTATAAAAAGGAAAAATTTTGGATAAGATACTTTTAA
- the hypD gene encoding hydrogenase formation protein HypD has translation MDLIKDFRDKELILTLSKLIKKESVKPLNIMEICGGHTHSIMKFGVPNLVGENINFVHGPGCPVCVMPRNRIDEAIKLAAMDGVIFCTLADMLRVPGSKTSLQKLRGEGHDIRALYSPLDVIKIAQENLDKRVIFFAIGFETTTPMTAVVVEQCLKFGLKNLFFHINHVTVPAPVRAIMDDEDVKIDAFLGPSHVSVITGSKAYESIANEYKKPIAVSGFEPLDIMDSVLNLVRQQNAKTHEVYNEYKRVVKDGGNTTAQNLVSKYLKPCDFQWRGLGTIPQSGMKLRDEFKNLDAREVFDCSVESKGENKACICGEILRGKAKPYDCKVFGKVCNPQNPLGSCMVSGEGACAAYFKYARK, from the coding sequence ATGGATTTGATAAAAGACTTTAGGGATAAAGAGCTGATTTTAACCCTTAGTAAACTTATAAAAAAAGAGAGTGTAAAACCGCTAAATATCATGGAAATTTGTGGTGGACACACGCACTCTATAATGAAATTTGGAGTGCCAAATTTAGTAGGGGAAAATATCAACTTTGTTCATGGACCAGGTTGTCCTGTTTGTGTCATGCCAAGAAACCGCATAGATGAGGCGATAAAACTAGCGGCGATGGATGGGGTGATTTTTTGTACGCTTGCTGATATGCTTAGAGTTCCAGGAAGCAAAACTAGCCTTCAAAAACTGCGTGGCGAAGGACATGATATAAGAGCGCTTTATAGCCCGCTAGACGTGATAAAAATCGCACAAGAAAATCTGGATAAAAGGGTGATTTTCTTTGCGATCGGTTTTGAAACGACTACGCCAATGACTGCTGTTGTAGTGGAGCAATGCTTAAAATTTGGGCTTAAAAATCTCTTTTTTCATATAAATCACGTAACAGTTCCAGCTCCGGTTAGAGCGATAATGGATGATGAAGATGTAAAAATAGACGCCTTTTTAGGGCCAAGCCATGTAAGCGTGATAACCGGTTCAAAAGCCTATGAAAGCATAGCAAACGAGTATAAAAAACCAATCGCAGTTAGTGGATTTGAGCCACTTGATATTATGGATAGTGTGCTAAATTTAGTCCGTCAGCAAAACGCCAAAACGCACGAAGTCTATAACGAGTATAAACGCGTGGTAAAAGATGGTGGAAACACAACCGCTCAAAATTTGGTTAGCAAATACCTTAAGCCTTGCGATTTTCAGTGGCGTGGACTTGGAACGATACCACAAAGCGGAATGAAGCTAAGAGATGAGTTTAAAAATCTTGATGCAAGAGAAGTTTTTGACTGTAGCGTTGAAAGCAAGGGTGAAAACAAAGCCTGTATATGTGGAGAAATTTTGCGCGGAAAAGCAAAGCCTTATGATTGCAAGGTTTTTGGCAAGGTTTGTAACCCGCAAAATCCGCTTGGCTCTTGTATGGTTTCTGGCGAGGGTGCTTGCGCGGCGTATTTTAAGTATGCAAGAAAATAG
- a CDS encoding HypC/HybG/HupF family hydrogenase formation chaperone, which produces MCLSIPSKVIDIDENNFATVETLGVRRGVSLDLIGEKVEVGDYVLIHVGFAMEKIDTQYALESLAIYQDIAKQMESGEIAQNEGDMGLNEFLNDKKDG; this is translated from the coding sequence ATGTGCTTAAGTATACCTTCAAAAGTGATAGATATAGATGAAAACAACTTTGCTACAGTTGAAACACTTGGCGTTAGGCGTGGAGTTAGTTTAGACTTGATAGGCGAAAAAGTCGAAGTTGGAGACTACGTTTTAATCCACGTTGGCTTTGCTATGGAGAAAATCGACACACAATACGCTCTTGAAAGCCTTGCGATTTATCAAGATATAGCCAAACAAATGGAAAGTGGCGAAATAGCCCAAAATGAGGGCGATATGGGATTAAATGAGTTTTTAAACGATAAGAAAGACGGTTGA
- the hypB gene encoding hydrogenase nickel incorporation protein HypB: MCKDCGCSIKGHTHSHQHSDDKTHAHTHTHADGTTHTHSHEHANESCNHESSSHEHTHENEHAHPALNESKTIEVITKILSQNDKEAQHNRAHLDENGILCINLMSSPGSGKTTLLEATIKADKFKIGVVEGDLETNKDADRIVQAGAPAHQITTGQACHLDAFMVHEGLHHLPLEKLDIVFIENVGNLVCPASYDVGSHLNIVLLSVPEGSDKVAKYPVMFRAADLIVITKTSLLPHFDFSVEDVIKEARKLNPKVDVIALDSKTGEGVEKWFKYLEFKKELR; the protein is encoded by the coding sequence ATGTGTAAAGATTGCGGCTGTTCGATAAAAGGACACACTCATAGTCACCAACATAGCGATGATAAAACTCACGCTCATACGCATACTCACGCAGATGGCACGACTCATACTCATAGTCACGAACATGCTAATGAAAGTTGTAACCACGAAAGTAGCTCACACGAGCATACTCATGAAAACGAACACGCTCATCCAGCGTTAAACGAGTCAAAAACGATAGAAGTTATCACAAAAATTCTATCTCAAAATGATAAAGAGGCTCAGCACAACAGAGCGCATTTAGATGAAAACGGAATTTTGTGTATAAATTTGATGAGTAGTCCAGGAAGTGGAAAAACTACGCTTTTAGAAGCGACTATAAAAGCAGATAAATTTAAAATAGGCGTAGTCGAGGGCGACTTAGAAACAAACAAAGATGCCGATAGAATCGTGCAAGCTGGAGCTCCTGCTCATCAGATAACTACTGGTCAAGCGTGTCATTTAGACGCTTTTATGGTGCATGAAGGGCTTCATCATCTGCCATTAGAAAAACTTGATATTGTTTTTATAGAAAATGTTGGAAATTTAGTTTGCCCTGCAAGTTATGATGTTGGCTCACACCTAAATATCGTGCTTTTAAGCGTGCCTGAGGGTAGCGATAAGGTAGCAAAATATCCTGTGATGTTTAGAGCGGCTGATTTGATAGTGATAACTAAAACATCGCTTTTGCCACACTTTGACTTTAGTGTTGAAGATGTTATAAAAGAGGCTAGAAAACTAAATCCAAAGGTTGATGTTATCGCACTTGATAGTAAAACAGGCGAGGGCGTTGAGAAGTGGTTTAAGTATTTAGAGTTTAAAAAGGAATTAAGATAA
- a CDS encoding GDYXXLXY domain-containing protein → MYSKILSKFSLKKRVLLAILFQILILLAMLFTAFLPLVLGREMRVSVLPVDPRDLFRGNYVQLRYDFNNKACDIDVKNGDTVYALFNDGKDGKDEFVKLVKDRPKDVKFIKGTINNKKHNCYAKFGIEAYFLPKNKAVEAEKNITLRDNSTVVLKVFKNGKARIESLIIDGKKY, encoded by the coding sequence ATGTATAGCAAAATACTTTCTAAATTTAGCCTTAAAAAAAGAGTTTTACTAGCTATCTTATTTCAAATTTTGATTTTACTTGCTATGCTTTTTACCGCTTTTTTACCACTTGTTTTAGGACGCGAGATGAGAGTTAGCGTTTTACCAGTTGATCCAAGAGATTTGTTTAGAGGAAATTATGTGCAACTTAGATATGATTTTAATAACAAAGCTTGCGATATAGATGTTAAAAACGGCGATACAGTCTATGCTCTTTTTAACGATGGTAAGGATGGCAAAGATGAGTTTGTAAAGCTTGTTAAAGACAGGCCAAAAGATGTTAAATTTATAAAAGGAACGATAAATAACAAAAAGCACAATTGCTATGCTAAATTTGGCATAGAAGCCTACTTTTTACCAAAAAACAAAGCCGTGGAGGCAGAAAAAAATATCACTTTAAGGGATAATTCCACAGTTGTTTTAAAGGTGTTTAAAAATGGAAAAGCTAGGATAGAAAGTTTGATTATAGATGGTAAGAAATACTGA
- a CDS encoding DUF262 domain-containing protein: MKAEEQSFRKIMQNNQKIIIPFFQRQYVWNKDNWEQLYEDLYESFESKKSHFLGSLILKRDMGCDSIVSLVDGQQRLTTFSILVKALYDKLNESQKKPFEFSIFADYDIGKPKIQHSMLDNEVYSKIICFNQNQENRLNITNDSLLWKCYLFFIEKIEKFNGNIFEFLKFISDESKLFVGVYLDEKDDEQKIFDSINSTGIPLSAFDIAKNAIFDLITKQSNIETAKEIYKETWFKSFEETIEKKDFWDERITTGRFKRTKSENLLFAFLIIKGIYDAEKHTVSMLSSIFKNYIKNKNTKELEDMLKLFSTYAEIYRNFPEITNDKVYVFEDYETRFFHILNYYNTNTFLPLILFLKLNIKEENKYKKNLYLLEVFFMYNTEMKNYNKFIPRLINSVKNKIDNSYDIIKNSIIETYQLDNKVLERNFDNQEAKIFLFWVELYRQNSIKEYKDKVGLNFIYTLEHLLPQNWEKNYKSIFENNDEAREYIYQLGNMTLLRGRFNTSLQDENWNVKLNGDNKSKHYIKKYADLTINKELLDKNKWDKTEIENRTAKFLEDIYSIWDINIFRK, translated from the coding sequence ATGAAAGCAGAAGAGCAAAGCTTTAGAAAAATAATGCAGAATAATCAAAAAATAATTATTCCTTTTTTTCAAAGACAGTACGTTTGGAATAAAGATAATTGGGAGCAATTATATGAGGATTTATATGAAAGTTTTGAGAGTAAAAAAAGTCATTTTTTAGGTTCACTTATTTTAAAAAGAGATATGGGGTGTGATAGTATTGTAAGCTTGGTAGATGGACAACAAAGACTTACTACTTTTTCTATATTAGTAAAAGCACTTTATGATAAGCTTAATGAGAGTCAGAAAAAACCTTTTGAATTTTCTATTTTTGCTGATTATGATATTGGAAAACCAAAAATACAACATTCTATGCTTGATAATGAAGTTTATTCAAAAATTATATGTTTTAATCAAAATCAAGAAAATAGATTAAATATAACAAATGATAGTTTATTATGGAAATGCTATCTATTTTTTATTGAAAAAATAGAGAAGTTTAATGGAAATATTTTTGAATTTTTAAAATTTATTTCCGATGAATCTAAATTATTTGTTGGTGTTTATCTCGATGAAAAAGATGATGAACAAAAGATCTTTGATTCTATAAATTCGACAGGCATTCCACTTAGTGCATTTGATATAGCAAAAAATGCGATTTTTGATTTAATAACCAAACAATCAAATATAGAAACAGCAAAAGAAATTTATAAAGAAACTTGGTTTAAAAGTTTTGAAGAAACAATAGAAAAAAAAGATTTTTGGGATGAAAGAATTACAACAGGTCGTTTTAAAAGAACAAAGAGCGAGAATTTATTATTTGCATTTTTAATAATAAAGGGAATTTATGATGCTGAAAAACATACTGTTTCAATGTTAAGCTCTATATTTAAAAACTATATAAAAAACAAAAATACAAAAGAATTGGAAGATATGTTAAAATTATTTAGTACATATGCTGAAATTTATAGAAATTTTCCAGAAATTACAAACGACAAAGTTTATGTTTTTGAAGATTATGAGACTAGATTTTTTCATATATTAAACTACTATAATACAAATACATTTTTGCCTTTAATATTGTTTTTAAAATTAAATATTAAAGAGGAGAATAAATACAAAAAAAATTTATATTTATTAGAAGTATTTTTTATGTATAATACCGAAATGAAAAATTATAATAAATTTATACCAAGACTTATAAATTCAGTAAAAAATAAAATAGATAATTCATATGATATTATTAAAAATTCTATAATAGAAACATATCAATTAGACAATAAAGTATTGGAAAGAAATTTTGATAATCAAGAAGCAAAAATCTTTTTATTTTGGGTAGAATTGTATAGGCAAAATTCTATCAAAGAATACAAAGATAAAGTTGGGTTAAATTTTATATATACGCTTGAACATCTTCTTCCACAAAATTGGGAAAAAAATTATAAAAGTATATTTGAAAACAACGATGAAGCAAGAGAATATATATATCAGTTGGGAAATATGACTCTTCTAAGAGGGCGATTTAATACATCTTTACAAGATGAAAATTGGAATGTGAAGCTTAACGGAGATAATAAATCTAAGCATTATATAAAAAAATATGCTGATTTGACTATAAATAAAGAATTATTAGATAAAAATAAGTGGGATAAGACTGAGATAGAAAACAGAACCGCTAAATTTTTAGAAGATATTTATTCTATTTGGGATATTAATATATTTAGGAAATAA